One window of the Deltaproteobacteria bacterium genome contains the following:
- a CDS encoding DUF1109 family protein codes for MRVVCPIDAPLHVLTWHLLPAGVAAVLSGALGTTWLGRWALSAGLSRSQRPG; via the coding sequence ATGCGGGTCGTCTGTCCGATCGACGCCCCCCTGCACGTGCTCACCTGGCACCTGCTTCCGGCCGGGGTTGCCGCCGTCCTCTCGGGAGCGCTCGGCACCACCTGGCTCGGCCGTTGGGCTCTCAGCGCCGGGCTGTCACGAAGTCAGCGTCCCGGGTAG
- a CDS encoding glycosyltransferase family 4 protein, translating into MACARLPPHERVAHDGALSAGHGRLSPGVSRTRPRHLCIDQSGAATRRTRLDVRGKCLQRDRRCGAALRRARGGYLAFLGRVSSDKGLDIAIRAAQAAGVLLRVGAKLDFPQRSWFDQVIAPLLRRGGVELIGEVPSRDKGAFLAGAVVLLHPSRWSEPFGLAMVEAMACGTPVLALKRGAAAELVEDGRTGFLVDDEPELTAAIGRLEHIDRAACRAHVAARFDRRQMAEGYEKLAQERANGS; encoded by the coding sequence CTGGCGTGTGCTCGACTACCTCCGCACGAGCGCGTCGCTCACGACGGTGCACTATCCGCTGGACACGGGAGGCTATCGCCAGGTGTTTCACGCACGCGGCCACGCCACCTATGTATCGATCAGTCGGGCGCAGCAACGCGACGCACCAGGCTTGACGTTCGCGGGAAATGTCTACAACGGGATCGACGTTGCGGCGCTGCCCTACGCCGCGCGCGGGGGGGCTATCTCGCGTTCCTCGGGCGTGTATCGTCGGACAAGGGGCTCGACATCGCGATCCGTGCGGCGCAGGCAGCCGGCGTGCTGCTGAGAGTTGGTGCGAAGCTCGACTTCCCCCAGCGGTCGTGGTTCGACCAGGTCATCGCGCCGCTCCTTCGCCGGGGCGGTGTGGAACTCATCGGCGAAGTGCCGTCACGCGACAAGGGAGCATTTCTCGCCGGCGCGGTGGTGCTCCTGCATCCATCGCGCTGGAGCGAGCCTTTCGGCCTGGCGATGGTGGAAGCCATGGCGTGCGGTACGCCGGTGCTCGCCCTGAAGCGAGGCGCGGCGGCCGAGCTCGTCGAGGACGGTCGAACCGGCTTCCTGGTCGACGACGAGCCCGAGCTCACGGCCGCCATCGGTCGTCTAGAGCATATCGACCGCGCGGCGTGTCGCGCGCATGTGGCCGCGCGGTTCGACCGTCGCCAGATGGCCGAGGGCTACGAGAAGCTCGCCCAGGAACGTGCGAATGGGTCGTGA
- a CDS encoding glycosyltransferase family 4 protein produces MAHRGRGTRAASEEAVPPVGYGGIEQTVHLVDQDLTARGHDVTLMASGGSSAAGRLVPLTSEPLGTPGTKRDVEGFRAIKDHAARRAAEVIHEERPDIVLNHSWRVLDYLRTSASLTTVHYPLDTGGYRQVFHARGHATYVSISRAQQRDAPGLTFAGNVYNGIDVAALPYAARGGAISRSSGVYRRTRGSTSRSVRRRQPACC; encoded by the coding sequence ATGGCTCACCGCGGGCGGGGGACCCGCGCGGCCAGTGAGGAAGCCGTGCCACCCGTCGGGTACGGTGGCATCGAGCAGACGGTGCATCTCGTCGATCAGGATCTGACCGCCCGTGGGCACGACGTGACGCTGATGGCGAGCGGTGGCTCGTCGGCGGCCGGTCGGCTTGTGCCGCTGACAAGTGAGCCCCTCGGAACTCCAGGAACGAAGCGAGACGTCGAGGGGTTCCGGGCGATCAAGGACCATGCGGCGCGACGAGCCGCCGAGGTGATCCACGAAGAGAGGCCGGACATCGTGCTGAACCACTCCTGGCGTGTGCTCGACTACCTCCGCACGAGCGCGTCGCTCACGACGGTGCACTATCCGCTGGACACGGGAGGCTATCGCCAGGTGTTTCACGCACGCGGCCACGCCACCTATGTATCGATCAGTCGGGCGCAGCAACGCGACGCACCAGGCTTGACGTTCGCGGGAAATGTCTACAACGGGATCGACGTTGCGGCGCTGCCCTACGCCGCGCGCGGGGGGGCTATCTCGCGTTCCTCGGGCGTGTATCGTCGGACAAGGGGCTCGACATCGCGATCCGTGCGGCGCAGGCAGCCGGCGTGCTGCTGA